A stretch of Macrobrachium rosenbergii isolate ZJJX-2024 chromosome 12, ASM4041242v1, whole genome shotgun sequence DNA encodes these proteins:
- the LOC136843692 gene encoding cuticle protein CP14.6-like — MTESNRPQLENKMKVIIVLCLVAAAFCAPQLPMEEEPVKQTFEPYNINYIVNDDENTVYVTRQEAQDTQGAVQGQYSWVAPDGIRYTVTYTADAENGFQAVTRAEKTNIVVKIPVRIPEEPVEEAQATA; from the exons ATGACTGAGTCGAATAGACCGCAACTCGAAAACAAGATGAAG GTAATCATTGTCCTGTGCCTCGTAGCCGCAGCTTTCTGCGCCCCTCAGTTACCAATGGAAGAGGAACCTGTAAAG CAAACCTTTGAACCCTACAACATCAACTACATCGTCAACGACGATGAGAACACCGTCTACGTCACACGTCAGGAAGCCCAAGACACCCAGGGAGCCGTCCAGGGGCAGTACTCGTGGGTAGCCCCTGACGGAATCCGCTACACTGTCACTTACACAGCCGATGCTGAAAACGGATTTCAG gcTGTCACTCGCGCCGAGAAGACCAATATCGTCGTCAAAATCCCCGTCAGGATTCCTGAAGAACCAGTGGAAGAGGCGCAGGCTACTGCTTAA